The region CAACGCACTGGCCCCAACAGAGCTGCTGAGTCCAAAAGTCTTCAACTGGCGCTTGCCAACAAgaagccactgttattttgggGGAACAGTTGAacaaagtaagaaaatgtaggaaaactTTATCCAAGGAATACAATTCCTAGAGCTTTGGCTTAACCTTTCTTGGGATCATTTACGAGAATTCCAAAAGTCagtgtatctcatttaatcttcacaagtgCCCCAAAAGGCCACAGTCTCTTACAGCTCAGATatgattcaaaaaaaaacaaatgggacttacctggtggtgcaatggttgggaatccacctgccaatgcaggggacacgggttcgagccctggtccgggaagatcccacatgccgcggagcaactaagcccgtgcgccacaactactgagcctgcgctctagagcccacactccacaacagaagctactgcagtgaggggcccgcgcaccacggcgaagagtggcccccactcgctgcagaaagacccaacgcagccatacatacatagataaataaataataaatttattttttaaaaaaacaaaaaaactagatcCAATGATGGGCAGCAGAGCTGGGTTTCGAATTCAAGTTTATCCCCTCCTCAAACAGAAGGACCAATCTGACCGGGGCCACCTAGTGGCCTGGCCACCTGACAGCTGCAAAAGGAGAGAACACCACAGCTGGTCAGACCAGAGAGACCTCGGCAGAGGTCTCTGTTGCCCCGCACGGTTGACGTGATTCACAAATGAGTGGAATTTCTGGAAGCCTTAGCAGACCGTGCCATTACCTTCCCGGTTAAAGACGGGGGTTTCTGGCTACATGGAAAAGAGTCAGCGAGGAAAGAAGATTAAGGACAAGGCAGCCGGGCCGGGGCTGGCTCAGCAGGCCATCACCAGAGGGAGCCAGACCACCGCTGGACACCCACCTGCTTCAGCGCGTTCCGGGCAATCGTCTGGAAGGCCTGCTCCACGTTGATGGCCTCCTTGGCACTGGTCTCGAAGTAGGGAATGTTGTTTTTGCTGTAGCACCAGGCCTGTGCCCGCTTCGTGGCCACCTGGAAGAAGAGACAGGGCATGTGTGTGCAGGAACAGCGGGAATCCCACCCGGGAAGGACCGTCCCCCCTGCCGCCCCGGTCACCCCGCTGGCTACACGCAGTACAGCCAGGAGCCAAAGCACCCCGTCTACCACCCACGGCTTCCGACCCTCAGCTGCACTAAGATTGGAAGCAGCTTCTGAAGGGAGTAAGACGCTGGCCCAGGAAGAAGTAACCGTCCCTCCGGGGACCTCAGAGGCCCTCAGCACAAGGCGGGCCTGGCAGCTTGGTCTTAAGCTCTGCAGCCCCTTCTGTTGTTACTGCCCACGGCACCTCGCCTGGCCACACACCTAGGCACCAGAGCCCCGAGGCCCTCACCCCGCCTCCCGtgtcctggcctctccccaccctcGCCCGTTTTCAGCCATGGGAAGGACTAAGCCACttaggaaagggagagaaagatgagGTCACAGATACACCTAGCTACAATTAAGAGTCTACATTCCCCAGGGAAACGCTATTTGAAAGAAACCTAGAGCAATCTTGCTCAAAGCCCGAAGCATCTCCTGTACACACGGGGATCAAGGGAGGCCCCTGAGGCGCTGAGAGAGCACCCGAGAAGGTCACGCTCGAATCCCCTCCTCCTTTCCGGCGCAGAAAGGGAATGAGACTCAGAGGCAACAAGGACGCAAAGTCACAGCTGCAGGGGCAGCACGGGGATGTGAGCCGGCCTCCTGGGCCCCGGTCCCCAAAGGCAGACGGCCAGGAGGTGGTGCACCCCCAGAGCCAGCCTGGGCTCAGCACAGAACCCTCCAAATTCACACGGTACCCCAGAAGCAGGGGGCTCTCACAGGAGAGGAAAACGCTAGAAAGCTCCTCCTGGGCACCGCAGCCCCAGACGCACTGGCATCTGGCATCCGAGTGTCCTGGTCAGATGAACACAGCATCAGACTCAGGAAGCATCCCCAATTTAAGAGTGCATCAGCCAGACTAAGTGCAAGTCTGCCTTTGCATCCGTAAGACCCAAATATCACACGGCCTCAAGGCAAATCGCGTCCCCGGGACCGAGAGGGCTGGCCGGTGCAGGCCGCTCCACAGCGTGGACTTTCTACTTTGTTGCCGTAATTCCCCAGGGGATACCAACCCCTGCGGACTTTCGCTGCCCGTCTCTCCACGGGGAAGCCAGGACGGTGGGTCTTCACAGGTTAGGGAGCAAGGCCCCGTTCGTTCCAAGGGCTGGGCAAGTTAGTTGTCTCCCACGCCCACGCCCGCACGGGGCGCACGCAGCCAGACACACGGGGTGTAGATCCCTGAGGCGTGTAGTTCTTTTACCAGTCACATCTAAAAACAGCACCCGTCACCCAAAACTGAGCTGCCCCTTTACAAGAAGGCCGCTCCTGGGACTTGGCAGCCCTAACCCACGTGAGCGCAGCTGCGCAGCTTCTCAAGCCCCACGGCCACGGTCCCCGGCATCGCTGGCGCTTACCTGTCTGTTTTCGAGGTCAATCTTGTTTCCCAGCACGACGAAGGGGAAGTTCTCCGGATCCCGGGGACTGGCCTGGATGAGGAACTCGTCTCTCCAGCTGTCGAGGGTTTTGAACGTGTTGGGGGCAGTCACGTCGAACACCAGGACGCAGCAGTCTGCGCCTCTGTAGAAGGCCACACCCAGAGACTGGAACCTCTCCTGTCCGGCCGTGTCCCAGATCTGCGAGAGACAAAACGGTCGTTCTTTGGGGCGGAGTGCCAGGAGTGGGGTGTGTGGAGGACGCCAGGGGCCCCCCCCAGAGACAAGCACTTCAGGATTCATCAGGGAACAGAATTCAGCACCCGGGTGTCCAGAGCACCCCGACAGACAGCAGTGTGAGTGGACGTGTCCCATGAGTCCGGCGGATGCTAGAGAAATGTTAATCTTGATCCAGGTGGTGGTCACATGGGTAGATATTGATGTAAAATCTGCACTGAATCTGCACTGTAAACGTAAGATTTATGTACCCTGGGAACTttctgggggtgatggaaatcTAGGGAGGTGATGATTCACCGAACTGTACatttattttggccgcgccacgtggcttgcgggatctccgTCCCTCAACCAGGGACttaacccaggccacggcagtgtgaaagcaccaagtcctaaccaccgcacaaccagggaactcccaaactGTACGTTTTAATGTATGCGTTTTACTGTATATATAAAGTTGACCTAAAAAAAGCCcagtatgttttatttatattatacctTAATTAAGAGACGAAGGAAACAAAAGTACCAGAAAGGGTGGAGGGccggggaggagagagggggagagaaataAAGGGACAAGCAACGCGGGAACACACCATGCAGACAGACTGAAGTCGCTTCTGATCAATGGACCACCAGGCGCTCAGCTCACAGAGCTTCCCACCATTCACTGCCACAGCAGGTCCAAGAGCAAAGAGGCATCTCCTCAACgccccagctcccagcagggCCCCCGGTTGCCTGGAGAGGACTCGTGCGCCCCAGAATGGCCGCGCACCCGCAGCGAGCCACGGTGCCAGGGTCCAAAGCGGCTCGCGGTTACTTCCGGCCGACAGGAGTCTTCAGCCCTTGGCTCCACTGTCTGTTTGCAGGAAACCACTTAGCTTCAGAGCAACATGAGAATCTGGACCGTCCTCATAACCCAAATAAATTTCAACCTTACGTCCGAAGCACCAGCCAATGAGCCGAAGGCCTGCGACTCAGAGCAACGTGGAGTGTGGACGGAGCCACGACAGTTTCACCTCCAGAAGCAGCTTCTGCAGAAGGAGGGCTGAGCTCCTCCCCGAAGCTCCTCCCAGGCAGCCCACAGCCCTCGGGGACACGCCAACTCCGCCGCAGCCACAGACAGCTTCCAGTTGAGGGAGGAAGAGCCTCACCGCACAGAACGCGCACAGGATGCTTGCGCAGAGTGAGTGAATACACACAAGGATAACCCAGCAGAACGGGGCAGGATCAtgggatttgcatttctttactaCTACCAAGCTCATGATGTTCTAAACCCCACAAAACCTCCCAGAATGTTCTCCAAAAGGAGCCCTGAAATGTAACATGCAAATGCTGAAGGTTGGTTTTCCCTTGGGGACGGGCTCAAACAACATCACGGCAGACAGGAGCAGGGCCAGGACTTAAATGTTGTCTGGAAATATGCAAAGCTGGAAACAGCAGCATTAGAACCCCTTAAAGAAGTTCCCATAAAGCAGTGCGACTACACAGGCTAAACTCTGGCTCACAGACGGGCCAAGGACGGTGCATGTGGAAGGGGGCTGTTGTGGTCGCCCGTCAGTGCCGGGCTAAGAgtgcccaccccagcccaggggtTACCCTCCAAGGAGGGCAGCTCTGCAAGGCCCACGCAGCCCTCTCTTCCGACGTATGGGGCCCTCCACAACCAGCACACGACGCCACAGGCGACCAGACTCTGGGTCACAGCTCTGGCCGCAAGGGGCTCGACCACGGCAGCCTACCCCGCCCCCGCCGGGAACCTCCAGCCCACGCGTGCTCCAAGCACTCTGGGAAGAACCTTCCTGAAAAGGACACGTCCTCGTGGCCACGGGGGCTCAGCACGCCTGCAGGCGTGGAGTCAGGAGGCTGTGGTAGCGTCCGCGCGGGGCCTAGCAGTGCTCACACTACGCGGAAGGAAGCAGCCACTGGAACCAGAAGAAGTGATGATGAGGCTGAGGGGCAATGAAGGGAACAAAGCCGAAGACTGCCTGCTCTCAGCGGGCAGGGAAGAGCACCGCCCTGGCCCGTGTGAGCAGCGGGGCACACGTGCGGGCAAACGGTCTCCGTGGGCAGCGCGGCAGCGGCCGGACCCTGTGAGGGTCGCCTCTGTGCTCTCCTGCTGTCCAGCGTCCTACCCTGAATGCGTGTCCCTGAGTGGAAAAAGACCAAGTTGGAGGGAGAATAGAGAGCTCCGTCACAGCAGGTAAAAACTGACAACTACTTCTacaaagagaaacacaggaaaaagaacattaaaaacagttaaaaataggCTTGGACAACAACAAAATTCCCATTAGAAAAATAACATTGTCACTGTGTAAACATCTGGGTAAGTAAAGCAAAAGCCAAAAAATGCCCCGAAACTCTTGGCGTCCTCCCCTGCAGAGGTCTTCACGAGCGCACGTCTTTCTCTGGGTGCCCGTGCTGCAGGGTCACTCCCGCAGCTGGAATCTCAGCGCACAGGCCACTCCTCTCGGCCCCACCAAACACACAGCACCCTCCCCGGCGAGAGCGCACAGCCTCACTCTGCCCGACGGACTCAGCAAACCACTTCACtcgttttaaaaaaatattgctgccaATTTTCCATAATTATAAGTAGCTCAGTAATGAGCTTTAACACAGAGAGTCTTTCCTGTATTTCAGATTGCTTCTTTAGGACAGGATCCCAAGAGCAGAATTACATA is a window of Physeter macrocephalus isolate SW-GA chromosome 18, ASM283717v5, whole genome shotgun sequence DNA encoding:
- the RAB7A gene encoding ras-related protein Rab-7a, with amino-acid sequence MTSRKKVLLKVIILGDSGVGKTSLMNQYVNKKFSNQYKATIGADFLTKEVMVDDRLVTMQIWDTAGQERFQSLGVAFYRGADCCVLVFDVTAPNTFKTLDSWRDEFLIQASPRDPENFPFVVLGNKIDLENRQVATKRAQAWCYSKNNIPYFETSAKEAINVEQAFQTIARNALKQETEVELYNEFPEPIKLDKNDRAKASAESCSC